The genomic window ACGCGCTGGCCAGCACGCCGAGCCTCGAAGTGGACGTGCTTGGTGCGGACCACATGAGCTTCCTCGACTCCACGAGCGGCTGCCTGGTGTGCGGCTTCTGCCAGACCGCGACCGCACCGCAGCAGCAGGTGATCGAGCTCTCCCGCGCGATGGTGGCGGCGTTCTACGAGCGCTACCTCCGCGGCGACACGCGCTATGACGACTACCTCGTGGGAGCGACCGCCCAGCAGCGGTACGTGGCCACGAGCCAAGCCAGCATCGCCGCGAAGTGACGCGCCCAAAAAATCTGGGCCCGCCCCGCGCGAACGCGGGAGCGGGCCCAATTCACGACCGGTCAGAACCGGTCTCGCAACACAGCTCCGGAAACGGAGCGCTTCAACGTTGAGCTGTCAGCGGATTCGGCGTCTATCCCGCCTCCTTTCCCCAGGGCCGCTGCGCGGCACCCGAGCCCTGCGACGCAGGTGCGTGCGTCGCTTCTCACCGGCCAAAACAGCGAGCCCCGCGGTGCATTCCCACGCGCTTGACAGGTCGAAAAGCGGATCTACGTGATGGCCCGGGCGCTCCGAATGCCCAGACAAAAGGAGAACATGGACATGCTCAACGTGACGAAGTCGCAGACCAACGGAATCCCCGCGCGCGTGCCTGCGCTCTCTGAGGAGCTCGAGGCGTTTTCGCCGAGTCTGAGGGAGCTGTGGACGATCTTCGACCAGCCCTTTGCGTTCCAGCAGCTGGGCCAGGCCTGGGCGCCCATGGATGTGGCGGAGACCGCCGACGCGCTCGTGCTTCGGCTGGATCTTCCAGGACACGACCCGCAGCAGATCCAGGTTTCGGTCGAAGGCAGCACGCTGAGCGTCCATTCGGAGGCCCCACGGGAGACGCACGGCTCGGGGGAGCGGGTGCTGCATCGCGAGCGGCGCAGGACCGCGGTCTCGCGTTCCTTCGAGGTGCCGCCCGAGTTCGACCCCGGGAAGGTGGAGGCCCAATTCACCCACGGGACGCTCACGCTCACGGTTCCTCGCCGCGCGGAGCACAAGCCGCGCACCATCGAGGTGAAGGTCAAGGGCTAGGCGAAGCGGGAGCTCCTGCCGTGCGGCACTTCTTCGCCGCACGGCGCCCCGTTGGAGCCGCGACGATGAAATCGCTCGAGTTCGACCTGGCACTCACCTGCCCGCTCTGCGGCTGGTGTGCGCGCTCGCGAGCGCCGATGTTCGGCCACGCTGCCGACGGCGTGGCCAGCATGCTCGAAGAGCACATCGATGCTCAGCACGGAAGAAGCTCCGAGTCCTCAGCCGGCTCGCAACGAGCTTCGCGTCGGAGCGCTGCGGACGGCTAGACGCAGTTCTTGTCGGAGAGGCCGAGGGCGTTCCCGGCACGAGACTCCGCTGGCGAAATGGAACGCCGATGAGAGGAGGCCAACGCACATGAATTCGATGCTCGGGCGTCCGTGGGCGCTGCTTGCGATGTCCCTCGTCGTGCTGACCGGAATGGTCGCCGAAGGCGTCGCGGTGGCACGCGTGTACCAGGTGCTGCTGAGACGAGCCTCAGCCAGCGGGGCACCCCCTGCGCTCGCCGACCCGCGGAACCTCGCGAGCCAAACCGACGCCGCAGACGACCCGCCTTGGCCGGCTCCAACCTTCGCCTTCCACGGCGATCCCTTCGCCGAGATGGAACGGATGCAGCGACAGATGGAACGGCAGATGCGCGGCATGTGGACTGCGCAGGCTTCCTTCGGCCGTCCACCTCCGCTCCATCTCAGTGAGCAGTCCGATCGCTACGTGCTCACCGTCCAGGTGCCGGACGAGAAGGACGCCCAGGTGCGCGTCGATGCGGAAGCGCATCAGGTCACGCTGCGCATCGAGCGGCAGACGTCCAGCGGTCCGGATGGCGACGCCAATCGGCGCGCGACCTCGAGCCTGGCCTCGACCCAGTCTCTGCGATTGGCGCACGCCGTCGACGCGGACCACGTGACCATCGAGCGCAGCGGCGACACGATGACCATCAACCTGCCCAAGCTCCATGAGACCCGGGGCACCGTCATCTGAGCGGGTCCACGTGATCGGCCAGGCTCGGGCAGCAAGAGCTGGGACGGGTCACGTGTTGGCGACCCGGAGCCTCGGCGCATTCGGGAGCTCGGCGTGGCCATCGTCGTTGTCGGCGAGCAGGTGCGCCATGCGCTCGCGCTTCACCGCGAGGTAGCGCGCCGAGTACGGATTGGCCGGCACCACCACGGGCAAGCGACCCACGACCTTCACGCCCAGCGCCGTGAGCTTCTCGAGCTTGTCCGGGTTGTTGGTCAGGAGCTTCACGCTCTTCACGCCCAGGTGCTCGAGCATCGCCGCGGCCGCGTCGTAGCTGCGGCCCTCCACGGGCAGGCCGAGCCGCTCGTTGGCCTCGATCGTGTCCGCGCCCTTCTCCTGGAGCGCGTATGCGCGGACCTTGTTGATGAGGCCGATGCCTCGCCCTTCCTGACGCAGGTAGATGACCATCCCGCGGCCGGCGCGCTCGATGCTGGCGAGCGCGCTCTGGAGCTGCTCACGGCAGTCACACTTGAGCGAGCCGAACACCTCGCTGGTGAGACACTCCGAGTGCACCCGCACCGGCAGCCCGACGGCGCCGCGCAGGTCGCCTTTGATCATCGCGACGTGCTCTCCCGACTCGCCGTCGTAGGTGAACACCACCATCCGGAACATGCCGTGCTGGGTGGGCAGCCGGGTCTCTGCATGGACGGTCAGCTTGCCGCTCGTGATGGGAAGGGCCATGTCGTGCTCACCTGAGCTGTGGTTCGATGGGTTGGATGCACGAAGGAGCTTGCCGTCGCACCACGCGCGGTGACGTGGACGATGCGCGAGCGCGAGCGCGGCCCAAAAAACCGAAGGCCTCCCGGATCCGAGCGGATCCGCAGAGGCCTTCAAGTGGTCGGGGAGACAGGATTTGAACCTGCGACCCCTTGGTCCCGAACCAAGTGCTCTACCAGACTGAGCCACTCCCCGACACAGACCAAGCCGGCGGTCTTGTACTTTCGGCCCGGGGGCGTGTCAACCGCGCTGATCAGGCTCCCGCTCGCCTGCCCGCGCCGCCCAAGGGCCCGTCGACTGGCGCGGATCTGAAAGCCCGCCTGCCCCACAAAGGCCCGCGCATCCGCCTGGTTGGACGCGCGTTGTAAGCGGACCTGACAAGGGGACGCAACCGATTGACGGTCCGCGTCGATAACCGTGCTCCCGCTCAGCCGAAGGCCTGCCCATGTCCTCCAAGACCCGCTCGCTCACCCTGCTCGCCGCGCTGGTCGCGCTCGCGGGCTGCGGCCCCGACCACGGCGCGCCCGCGCTGCGCAACCGCGCCGACTTCACCCGCGAGGACGGCCTCACCGTCTGCGCCTCGGGATCAACCACCAAGGGCATCGACGTGTCCCAGTGGCAGGGCACCATCAACTGGACCAGCGTCGCCAACGCGGGGATCAAGTTCGCGTACATCCGCGTGTCCGACGGCACCGGCCACATGGATCCCGACTACTCGACGAACATGAGCCACGCGAAGGCCGCGGGCCTCATCACCGGCACGTACCAGTTCTTCGAGCCCAGCGAGAGCGCGAGCGCGCAGGCGCAGGTCGTGGTGAACGCGGTGGGCAAGCTCGGCGCCGGCGATCTGCCGGTGATGATGGACGTCGAGACCGCCACGCCGACCACCAGCGAGCTCAACACCTGGCTCTCCGCCGTCGAGACCGGCACCGGCAAGAAGCCCATCATCTACACCTCCAGCGGCCTCTGGAATCAGTGGTTCCCCAACGGCGGCTTCGGCACCTACGGCATCGACGTCGCCAACTGGGGCGTGTCGTGCCCGGGCATGCCCGCGGGCTGGAGCGGCTGGCAGTTCTGGCAGTACGCGGACAACACCAGCGTGTCCGGCATCTCGGGCAACGTGGACGGCGACTACTTCAACGGCGACCTCGCGGCGCTGCAGCAGTACGCGGGCGAGGCCGACTGCGGCGGCAAGCCCGACGGCGACTACTGCGGCGGCGACGGCCCCAGCGGCGACGCGAACTCGCTCTACAGCTGCACCAGCAACCAGGCCACGCTCATCCAGGCCTGCAACAGCATCTGCGCCAAGAGCGCCGCCGGCGACTTCTGCCAGAAGCCCATCCGTCCGCACGATGGCGCGGACGTGGACGGCGACGGCAAGGCCGACCTCTGCGCCCGCGACTCGAGCGGCGTCTCGTGCTGGCTCTCGACGGGCAACGGCTTCGGCGGCGCGATGACTGGCCCCGCGCTCTCGAACAGCAGCGGCTGGGGCGCGCTGGACTACTACGACAGCATCACCTTGGTGGACGTGGACGGCGACGGCAAGGCCGACGTCTGCGGCCGCGGGGTGGCCGGCGAGATGTGCTGGCTCGGCAACGGCTCCGGCTTCCCCAACGCCACCGCGCAGGGCCCGCTCACCGACGCGTCAGGATGGACGGCCGCCAAGTACCGCGACACCATCCAGTTCGGCGACATCGACGGCAACGGCAAGCAGGACCTCTGCGCGCGCGCCGCCGCGAGCTTCGAGTGCTGGAAGTGGAACGGCAACGGCTTCGGCACCGGCGTGACCGCGCCGGACATGGGCGATTCCCAGGGCTGGGACCAGGTGCAGTACTACTCGACCATCGTCGTGGCCGACGTGACCGGCGACGGCAAGGCCGACGTCTGCGGCCGCGGCTGGGGCGGCTTCGAGTGCTGGGTCTCCAGCGGCTCGGCGTTCACCGCGGTCGGCACGTACGTGGACGCGTTCAGCGACACCAACGGCGGCGACGCGGTGAGCGTGTACTCGACGATCCAGCTCGCGGACATCGACGGCGACGGCAAGCTCGACGTCTGCGGCCGCACCACCGCGGGCTACGAGTGCTACAAGGGCGACGGCACCGGCAAGTTCCCGACGCACGTCGCGGGCCCGGCGCTCAGCGACGCGCAGGGCTGGGGCGTGGCAAAGTATTTCTCGACGATTCAGCTCGCGGACATCAACGGCGACGGCAAGGCCGACGTCTGCGGCCGCGGCACCGCCGGCATCAGCTGCTGGCTCTCCAACGGCTCAGGCTTCCCCACCCAGATCACCGGCCCGGCGCTCTCCGATGCGAGCGGCTGGGGCGCCGGCATCTACGACTCGACGCTCACCTTCGCCGACGTGGATGGCGACGGCCGCGCAGACCTCTGCGGTCGCGCCGCCGCGGGCTGGCAGTGCTGGCTCTCCACGGGCACCGGCTTCAGCTCGACGTCGATCGTCACCTCGCTCTTGAGCGACAGCTCGGGCATGGACGGCCCGAGCTACGTGACCACGATCCAGCTCGCGGGCACCGCCTTCGGCCACGTGCAGACCACCACCACGACCTCGACGTCGACGTCGACAGGCACGTCGGGCTCGAGCGGCAGCACCGGCACCTCGACGACGACCAGCACCACCGGCACCTCGACGTCGACCAGCACCACGACCGGCAGCACGGGCAGCTCGACCTCGACTTCGACGACGGGCACCACCGGCACCTCGGCGTCGACCGCGACCAGCACCACCTCGACCGCGGGCAGCACCGGCACCAGCTCCACCACCGCCAGCAGCACCACGGGCACGACCGGCAGCCACTCGACGTCGACCACCGGCTCCACCGGCACCACCGAGGGCGGCGCGACCACGACGACCAGCACCTCGACGGGCGCGTCGACGACCGGCACCACCGGCGGCGGCTCGACCGGCCTCTCCACCACCGCCACCACCTCCACGGGCACGACCGCGAGCGCCACTGCGGGCGGCAGCACGGGCGGTTCGACGGGCGGCGGCAAGAGCGGCGGCTGCAGCAGCGCCGACGGCAGCTCCCTCTTCGGCCTGGGCCTGGTGCTCCTCGTCCTCCGCCGCCGCAAGAGCTAGCGACGACGATTCTTCGGCTGGGCTCGAGGGCTCCGCGCGCAGGCGCGGGGCCCTCGCGCTTTGCGGGCCCGACTTGACACGCGCCCGACGCGCGTGAGATTTGGGTAACCAATCGGCTACCCTTTTAGCCGAGCAAACGGAGACCCAAATGACCGCGAAGGATCTGACGCTCTCGTACGAGCTGTACCTGGCCGCGCCGGCCGCAGACGTCTGGAAGGCCCTCACCGACGGCGCTCAGACGGAGCAGTACTTCTACGGCACCCGGCTGGTGTCCTCGCTCAAGCCGGGCGCGCCGCTGCAGTACCTGGCCGGCGAGGCGAAGATGGTCGAGGGCGAGATCGTGGAGATCGAGCGCGGGCGCCGCCTCGTCGCTCGGCAGCGCTCGCTGTGGGACGAGAAGGTCGCCGCCGATCCCGCGTCGACCGTGGCCTGGGAGCTCACCCCCATGGGCGAGCGCGCGACGCGCCTCACGCTGGTGCAGAGCGGCTTCGCCAGGGAGACCGAGACGTACACCCAGCACGCCCAGGGCTGGCCGGTGATCCTCTCCTCGCTCAAGACGCTGGTGGAGACGGGCAAGCCGCTGGTGCTCCCCGCCCAGGCTTGACGGCGGCTGTCGGCGGGGCGATCATGTGCCGACCTGGTTACCCATCATGAGCCGAATCCTCGCCCACGCCGACGTCTACCGCGCCATCGCCGACCCCACCCGGCGCGCCATCCTCGACCGCTTGCGCGCCGGCGCTGCCCCGGTCAACGCGCTCGCGGCCGACTTCGACCAGAGCCGGCCCTCCATCTCCAAGCACCTGCGGGTGCTGCGGGATGCGCGCCTGGTGCGTGAGCAGAAGGTCGGCCGCGAGCGGCTCTACCAGCTCGATCCCGTGCCGCTGCAGCAGGTGGCGGGTTGGGTCGAGGGATACCGAAGCTTCTGGCTCACCAGCCTCGACAACCTCAAGCGACACCTGGAGCGCAAATGAGCTCTCCCAAGCGGGCCGCGCGCGCCGTGGCCGATCTCTCCGCCGGTACCATCCTCGCCGTGGTGGAAATCGAATCGCCCATCGAGCGCGTCTTCCAGGCCATCACCACCGCCGAGGTGGCGCAGTGGTGGGGCTCGCCGGAGGTGTACCAGGTCACCGAGTGGAAGGCCGACCTGCGCCCCGGCGGCGAGTGGCTCAGCGTGGGCAAGAACGCGAGCGGTGAGGCGTTCTCGGTGGGCGGCAAGGTGCTCGAGGTCGATCCGCCCCGCCTCTTCGTGCACACCTGGAAGCCCGCGTGGGAGAACGGCCACGAGACCACCGTCCGCTTCTCGCTGGAAAAGGTAGCCAACGGGACACGCGTCACGGTGCGCCACGAGGGCTTCGCGGGGCGCCCCGAGTCGTGCCAGGGCCACAGCGAGGGCTGGGAGCGCGTGCTGGCATGGCTGGGCAAGCACTTCTTGCCTGCCCAGCCTGCCGAGAAGCCGCTCAAGTACGTGGTGTTCTACGAGAGCGCACCCGACTTCATGACCAAGGTTCGCGCGCTCTTCCCTGCGCACAAGGCGCGGCTCGACGCGTTCCACGCTCGCGGCGAGCTGCTCTGGGTGGGCACCTTCGAGAATCCCGCCGAGGGCTCGATGGCGGTGTTCTCGAGCCGCGAGGCCGCAGAGGCCTTCGTGAGGGACGATCCCTTCGTCACCGGCGGCGTGGTGTCGAGGTGGACCATCCGCGGCTGGCGCGAGAGCCTCGCGTAGCCGATCGGCTACCCGTAGCTCTCCTGGTGCAGGTGCTTTCTCGGGACGCCCAGCTCCTGCAGCAGCGACACCGCGTTCTCCAGGAAGCGCGGCGCAGGCTTCTCGCCCTT from Deltaproteobacteria bacterium includes these protein-coding regions:
- a CDS encoding SRPBCC domain-containing protein, giving the protein MTAKDLTLSYELYLAAPAADVWKALTDGAQTEQYFYGTRLVSSLKPGAPLQYLAGEAKMVEGEIVEIERGRRLVARQRSLWDEKVAADPASTVAWELTPMGERATRLTLVQSGFARETETYTQHAQGWPVILSSLKTLVETGKPLVLPAQA
- a CDS encoding Hsp20/alpha crystallin family protein gives rise to the protein MLNVTKSQTNGIPARVPALSEELEAFSPSLRELWTIFDQPFAFQQLGQAWAPMDVAETADALVLRLDLPGHDPQQIQVSVEGSTLSVHSEAPRETHGSGERVLHRERRRTAVSRSFEVPPEFDPGKVEAQFTHGTLTLTVPRRAEHKPRTIEVKVKG
- a CDS encoding VCBS repeat-containing protein, with product MSSKTRSLTLLAALVALAGCGPDHGAPALRNRADFTREDGLTVCASGSTTKGIDVSQWQGTINWTSVANAGIKFAYIRVSDGTGHMDPDYSTNMSHAKAAGLITGTYQFFEPSESASAQAQVVVNAVGKLGAGDLPVMMDVETATPTTSELNTWLSAVETGTGKKPIIYTSSGLWNQWFPNGGFGTYGIDVANWGVSCPGMPAGWSGWQFWQYADNTSVSGISGNVDGDYFNGDLAALQQYAGEADCGGKPDGDYCGGDGPSGDANSLYSCTSNQATLIQACNSICAKSAAGDFCQKPIRPHDGADVDGDGKADLCARDSSGVSCWLSTGNGFGGAMTGPALSNSSGWGALDYYDSITLVDVDGDGKADVCGRGVAGEMCWLGNGSGFPNATAQGPLTDASGWTAAKYRDTIQFGDIDGNGKQDLCARAAASFECWKWNGNGFGTGVTAPDMGDSQGWDQVQYYSTIVVADVTGDGKADVCGRGWGGFECWVSSGSAFTAVGTYVDAFSDTNGGDAVSVYSTIQLADIDGDGKLDVCGRTTAGYECYKGDGTGKFPTHVAGPALSDAQGWGVAKYFSTIQLADINGDGKADVCGRGTAGISCWLSNGSGFPTQITGPALSDASGWGAGIYDSTLTFADVDGDGRADLCGRAAAGWQCWLSTGTGFSSTSIVTSLLSDSSGMDGPSYVTTIQLAGTAFGHVQTTTTTSTSTSTGTSGSSGSTGTSTTTSTTGTSTSTSTTTGSTGSSTSTSTTGTTGTSASTATSTTSTAGSTGTSSTTASSTTGTTGSHSTSTTGSTGTTEGGATTTTSTSTGASTTGTTGGGSTGLSTTATTSTGTTASATAGGSTGGSTGGGKSGGCSSADGSSLFGLGLVLLVLRRRKS
- the ribA gene encoding GTP cyclohydrolase II gives rise to the protein MALPITSGKLTVHAETRLPTQHGMFRMVVFTYDGESGEHVAMIKGDLRGAVGLPVRVHSECLTSEVFGSLKCDCREQLQSALASIERAGRGMVIYLRQEGRGIGLINKVRAYALQEKGADTIEANERLGLPVEGRSYDAAAAMLEHLGVKSVKLLTNNPDKLEKLTALGVKVVGRLPVVVPANPYSARYLAVKRERMAHLLADNDDGHAELPNAPRLRVANT
- a CDS encoding SRPBCC domain-containing protein — protein: MSSPKRAARAVADLSAGTILAVVEIESPIERVFQAITTAEVAQWWGSPEVYQVTEWKADLRPGGEWLSVGKNASGEAFSVGGKVLEVDPPRLFVHTWKPAWENGHETTVRFSLEKVANGTRVTVRHEGFAGRPESCQGHSEGWERVLAWLGKHFLPAQPAEKPLKYVVFYESAPDFMTKVRALFPAHKARLDAFHARGELLWVGTFENPAEGSMAVFSSREAAEAFVRDDPFVTGGVVSRWTIRGWRESLA
- a CDS encoding winged helix-turn-helix transcriptional regulator, with product MSRILAHADVYRAIADPTRRAILDRLRAGAAPVNALAADFDQSRPSISKHLRVLRDARLVREQKVGRERLYQLDPVPLQQVAGWVEGYRSFWLTSLDNLKRHLERK
- a CDS encoding Hsp20/alpha crystallin family protein; its protein translation is MNSMLGRPWALLAMSLVVLTGMVAEGVAVARVYQVLLRRASASGAPPALADPRNLASQTDAADDPPWPAPTFAFHGDPFAEMERMQRQMERQMRGMWTAQASFGRPPPLHLSEQSDRYVLTVQVPDEKDAQVRVDAEAHQVTLRIERQTSSGPDGDANRRATSSLASTQSLRLAHAVDADHVTIERSGDTMTINLPKLHETRGTVI